From Micromonospora sp. NBC_01699, a single genomic window includes:
- a CDS encoding DUF6232 family protein codes for MITYYDDRSVRVTSEAIRVGERAYPLPELAEIWHQRGSRSWRVLAGRGALGFGLIGPVVAAVLGIGLAIRFHTSFTVTLAIVGASCLVGLAVAPVADLLLEFLDRSYTRGSHRLEIWVRWHGQPIRVLQTHDALKFGQIYRALQRAVEQRQRAPRPR; via the coding sequence ATGATCACCTATTACGACGACCGGTCCGTACGGGTCACCTCCGAGGCGATCCGGGTCGGCGAACGCGCCTATCCCCTGCCCGAACTGGCCGAAATCTGGCACCAGCGTGGCAGCCGCTCCTGGCGCGTACTGGCCGGACGGGGTGCGCTCGGTTTCGGGTTGATCGGTCCGGTGGTCGCCGCCGTACTCGGCATCGGCCTCGCTATCCGCTTCCACACCTCGTTCACCGTCACGCTCGCCATCGTCGGCGCATCGTGCCTGGTCGGGCTCGCCGTCGCCCCGGTCGCCGACCTGCTGCTCGAATTCCTGGACCGGTCCTACACCCGGGGTTCGCACCGGCTGGAGATCTGGGTGCGCTGGCACGGCCAGCCGATCCGGGTCCTCCAGACCCACGACGCGCTGAAGTTCGGTCAGATCTACCGGGCGCTGCAACGGGCCGTGGAGCAGCGGCAGCGAGCCCCCCGCCCCCGCTGA